The following are from one region of the Leishmania mexicana MHOM/GT/2001/U1103 complete genome, chromosome 10 genome:
- a CDS encoding putative rab1 small GTP-binding protein: MANPNTPGGDCDYIFKIIVIGDSGVGKSSLTVRLSEDVFYKDYASTIAIDFRMHQMNYMDKRVRLQIWDTAGQERFQSVATAFYRGANGVLLCFDLTHRPSFIHLEQWMERVRQQALPGIPCLLVGCKSDEARSSRQVTREEAVAWAQQHNMAFIETSAKEKENVQTAFQQITKFIFEDMKERNGKTPTAGDNAAGRSQSVNFDRQRSNRKESKCC, translated from the coding sequence ATGGCCAACCCCAACACACCCGGCGGTGACTGTGACTACATCTTCAAGATCATTGTCATTGGTGACAGTGGCGTAGGCAAGTCATCCTTGACGGTGCGCCTCTCCGAAGATGTCTTCTACAAGGACTACGCCTCCACCATCGCCATTGACTTTCGCATGCACCAGATGAACTACATGGACAAGCGCGTCCGCCTTCAGATTTGGGACACGGCCGGCCAGGAGCGCTTCCAGTCTGTCGCCACGGCGTTCTACCGCGGCGCCAATGGGGTGCTGCTCTGCTTCGACCTCACCCACCGCCCGTCCTTTATCCACCTAGAGCAGTGGATGGAACGCGTGAGGCAGCAGGCGCTCCCCGGCATCCCGTGTCTGCTGGTGGGGTGCAAAAGCGATGAGGCCCGCTCCAGCCGTCAGGTGacgcgcgaggaggcggtggcctGGGCTCAGCAACACAACATGGCCTTCATCGAGACGAGCGccaaggagaaggagaatgTGCAGACGGCCTTCCAGCAGATCACCAAGTTCATCTTCGAGGACATGAAGGAGCGCAACGGCAAGACACCGACTGCCGGAGACAACGCGGCTGGCCGCTCTCAGAGCGTTAACTTTGATCGCCAGCGAAGCAACCGTAAGGAGAGCAAGTGCTGCTAG
- a CDS encoding putative small GTP-binding protein Rab7, whose amino-acid sequence MEEDLAYKVIVIGSVSVGKSNITSRFCDGAFYPDLVPTLGMDFKYSSCNTLEKKPRCVRLQVWDTSGQDDFVTLTTAFYRNCQGALLCFDLTNRQSFEDLDQWYERLERYSPVVPPLILVGCKLDLVESHLDEQGEGIVLGSHRQIAKSEADAWARCHSCLCYLETSAKENTNVSQAFQQLATYIASVANPGAKHAGRTFGPGGRLLVEEEKQKKRQCCSN is encoded by the coding sequence ATGGAGGAAGACTTGGCATACAAGGTCATCGTGATCGGGAGTGTTAGTGTAGGAAAGAGCAACATCACGTCCCGCTTCTGTGATGGTGCGTTTTACCCCGACCTCGTCCCCACCTTAGGGATGGACTTCAAGTACAGTAGCTGCAACACCCTCGAAAAGAAGCCGCGCtgcgtgcggctgcaggTCTGGGACACGAGCGGGCAGGACGACTTCGTCACGCTCACAACCGCCTTCTACCGCAACTGCCAGGGCGCGCTACTGTGCTTCGACCTTACGAACCGGCAGTCCTTCGAGGATCTCGATCAGTGGTATGAGCGGCTAGAGCGGTACtcgccggtggtgccgccgctcatCCTGGTCGGGTGCAAGCTGGACCTCGTAGAGAGCCACCTCGACGAGCAGGGTGAGGGAATCGTCCTAGGCAGTCATCGCCAAATAGCCAAGAGCGAGGCGGACGCGTGGGCGCGGTGCCATAGCTGCCTCTGCTACCTCGAGACGAGCGCGAAGGAGAACACAAACGTATCGCAGGCGTTTCAGCAGCTCGCCACGTACATCGCCTCCGTAGCGAATCCTGGCGCCAAGCACGCGGGCCGCACCTTCGGACCCGGTGGCCGCCTacttgtggaggaggagaagcagaaaAAGCGCCAGTGCTGCTCCAACTGA